TAGCCAATATAATAGCTAAAAGAACCAATAAAACCTTTTATAAATTAAATGCAACTACAGCATCAGTTAAGGATGTAAGAGAAATTACGGAGAGTACAAATACACTTATGGGACGCTCTGGGGTGCTTCTTTATTTAGATGAAATACAAAACTTTAATAAAAAGCAGCAGCAATCACTTCTTGAATTTATGGAAAATGGAAGTATTACTTTAATTGCTAGTACAACTGAAAATCCATATTTTTATGTGTACAATGCCATATTAAGTCGTTCTACTATATTCGAGTTTAAGCCTGTTGAAAATTCAGAACTAATAAGGGCAGTTAATAGAGCTGTCAGTTTAATAAGTGAAGAGCTTACCAGTGTAAAGATTGATATAACTGATGAGGCAAAAGAGTATGCAGTAAGCGTCAGCGGCGGAGATGTAAGAAAGACCTTAAATTCAATTGAAATAGCTATTTATTCTACAACTAGAAATGAAAACGGAGAGATATATATAGATTTAGATACCATGAAGGAGTGCACCCAAAAGAATATATTAAATTTTGATAAAGATGGTGATAATCATTATGACATTTTAAGTGCTTTTCAAAAATCCATAAGGGGTAGTGATGCTGATGCGGCGATACTTTATCTTGCTATGCTTATAAAGGGTGGAGATTTAAAATCTATAGTAAGAAGGCTTCTTGTAATAGCAGCGGAGGATATTGGTTTAGCCTACCCACAAGCGATACAAATAGTGAAGGCTTGTACAGATGCTGCTTTAGAACTGGGACTTCCAGAGGCAAGAATTCCACTAGCTGAGGCGGTAATACTTCTTGCAACCTCTCCAAAGTCTAATTCGGCAATTACTGCTATTGATAGTGCTTTAAGTGATCTTGATAGTGTAAATATAGGAAGTATACCGGATTATTTAAAGGATGGACATTACGAAGGAGCAAAAAAATTAGGAAGGATGCAGGATTATAAGTATCCCCATAACTATGAAAATCACTATGTAGAGCAAAAATATCTACCTAAGAATGTTGAAAATAAAAGGTATTATCAGTATGGAAAAAATAAGCTAGAAGAAAAATGCAGAGAATATTGGGAGAGGATAAAGGGTTAATGGAAGAAACTTCAAAGGTTAAAGTAAAAATATCTGTAAGAAATTTAGTTGAGTTTGTTTTAAGATGTGGTGATTTAGATAATAGATTTACAGGTGGAAATTCTAGAGCAGTGGAAGGTACTAAAATTCATTCAAAGCTTCAGGCCAAAAACAAAAAAATAGCTAAGGAAAAGGAAAACTATACCTATGACTCAGAGGTATTTTTAAAATATGAAGTATCATATGAAGATGTGGAGTTTGTAATAGAAGGAAGAGCAGATGAACTTTTTATAGAAGAAAATAAGGTTACTATAAATGAAATAAAAAGCACAGGAAGAGAACTTAAGCTCATTGATGAAAACTTTAACATGGTTCACTGGGCACAGGTAATATGTTACGGATATATTTATGCAAATGAGAATAATATTAAAGAGTTAACTGTAAGCCTTACTTATTTTAATATAGAAGATGAAGATACTAAGGTGCTTCAAAAAGAGGCTTCCGTAGATTATCTTGAAAAGGAATTTTTTTCATACCTTAAAAAGTATGTTTATTGGGCAAAGGATTCTATAGGATGGAAAGAAATAAGAAAAGAAGCTATAAAAAAATGTGAATTTCCTTTTGAAAATTATAGAAAAGGTCAAAGAGAGCTGGCAGTTTCTGTGTATAGAACCATTAGGCAGAAGAAAAAGCTTTTTGTGAAGGCACCCACAGGAATAGGAAAAACAATTTCAACTCTTTTTCCTGCCATAAAAGTATTAGAGGAAGAAGAAATTGAAAAAATATTTTATCTTACGGCAAAGGGAACTACGGCAATATCGGCAGCTTCAGCAGTAAAGCTTATGGCTGAGAAGGGACTTAGACTTAGAACCTTAATTTTAACTTCAAAGGAAAAAATATGCTTTAATGATGAAGTTAATTGTAATCCTGATGAATGTGTTTATGCAAAAGGTCATTATGATAGGGTAAACGCTGCACTTAAAGATATTCTCCAAAATGAAGATACCTATACAAAAGAAGAGGTGGAGCTTTATGCAAAGAAATATAATGTATGCCCTTTTGAATTATCTTTAGATATAACTTCATTGTGTGATCTTATAATATGTGATTATAATTATGTGTTTGATCCTTCTGTATATTTAAAGAGCTTTTTTTCTGACGCAAAGGGAAATTATGTGTTTTTAATAGATGAGGCGCATAATCTTCCGGATAGAGCTAGAGAAATGTATTCTTCTGAGCTTTATAAGAGCAAGGTTATGTATATAAAAAAGAATTTATCAAAAAAAGACTACATATATAAAAGTATAAACAGTATAAATACATTCTTTGTAAAAATGAAAAAGTTGAGTGAAGATAAAGGTTTTTTTGTTGATGAAGAATTGGAATACGAAGAGGCAGCTAAGGCAGTTTATAAGTTTTTAAATAAATGTGAAAAATGGATTGCTGAAAATAAAGACCATGAAATTTATAAAGAGATTCAGGAGTTTTATCTTGAGGCGTTTAAATTTATAAAAACCTATGAATTATATGGTGACAATTATATTTTTTATGGAGAAAAGGTGTCTAAAGATTTTAAAATAAAACTGTTTTGCCTAGATCCTTCTAAGTTTATTAAGGGAATAGCTGAAAAAGGTATAAGCGCTGTGTTCTTTTCGGCTACCCTTAGTCCTATGAATTATTTTAGGGAAATACTTGGAGCAGAGGAAGGGGATTATAACGTTACCTTTAATTCTCCTTTTTCAGAAGACAATAGAGTGATATTTATTGCAAGAAATATTTCTACTAAATATCAGTATAGGGAAAAGAACTACGATTCAGTAGTACAGTATATAAAATCTTTTGTAAAAGGAAAAAGGGGTAATTATATGGTGTTTTTTCCTTCATATAAATATATGAGAGATATATACGATAGATTTAGTGATATAAAAGGCTATAATACTATAATACAAGAAAGCAATATGAATGAAATAGAAAAAAATGAATTTTTAGCTAGCTTTGATAAAGTAGAAGATGAAGGAGTTATAGGCTTTTGTGTACTGGGTGGTATATTTTCAGAAGGAATTGATCTTAAGGGTGAAAAACTCATAGGAGCTGTGGTAGTTGGTGTTGGACTACCTATGATTTGTTTAGAAAGAGACATGATAAAGAAATATTTTAATTCTAAGAATAATTTAGGTTATGAATATTCATATATGTATCCAGGAATGAATAAAGTCCTTCAAGCTGCAGGGAGGGTAATACGCTCCGAAAATGACAAGGGGGCAATTATGCTTTTGGATGAAAGATTTGCAACCTATAATTATAGAAAGCTTATGCCATGTGAGTGGGAAAAGGCCATAATAAGTAAGGAAAATTTAGAAATTGAAAAAAAATTAGAAAAATTTTGGGCAGATTGCTAAAAATGCAAGTTTAGTATTGAAAAATTTCATTTTATCATTATAATATTTAATAACAGTAATTTTTAAAAGATTATATAATTTATATTGTAATTTGTTGAAAAATTAGTTTTTTTTACAATATAAATTTATCAATAATGATGGAATTGGGGGCTAAAAAATGACAAGAAAAGTTGGGTATCCTGAAAAGCAAGGATTATATGATCCTGCTTTTGAAAAGGATAATTGTGGAATTGGCTTTATTGCCAGCATCAAAGGTGAAAAAAGTCATGATATAGTAAAAAAAGGTATAGAAATTCTTGTGAACTTGACACACAGAGGTGCTGTTGGTGCGGATACTAAAACAGGTGATGGAGCGGGAATTATGCTTCAAATACCACATGAGTTTTTTAAAATTAACTGCGACAATTTAGGAATAGAGCTTCCAGAGGATGGTAAATATGCAGTAGGAATGGTTTTTTTACCTAAGGAAACAGCATTATCATATCAATGTGAAGGGATATTTGAAAGGGCAGTAGAAGAACAGGGGCAAAAGGTTTTAGGATGGAGAGTTGTACCAAGAGATAACAGGTCTATTGGGGAAACTGCTAAAGGCAGTGAGCCTGTTATAAAGCAAATATTTATAGGAAGCACAGCTGAAAATCAAATCGATTTTGAAAGAAAGCTTTATATAATAAGAAAAAGAGCTGAAAGTGAAGTTAAGAGACTTGTAGAGAGAGGATCGGAATATTTTTATATATGTAGTCTTTCAAGTAGAACAATAGTTTATAAGGGCCTTTTATTAGCAGATCAAATAAAGAGCTTTTATATGGATTTAAATGATATAAATTTTAAAAGTGCTATTGCTTTAGTTCATCAAAGATATAGTACTAATACTTTTCCTACTTGGGATTTAGCACAACCATTTAGGTTTTTGGCTCACAATGGTGAAATAAATACTATAAGAGGAAACAGAAATTGGATGAACGCTCGTGAGGGTGTATTAAAGTCAGAAGTTTTTGAAAATAATATTTCCGATTTGTTCCCAGTAGTTAATCCAAAGGGCAGCGATTCAACTTCTTTAGATAATACCTTTGAATTGTTAGTTGCAGATGGAAGACCACTTTCTGAAGCGCTTATGATGCTAATTCCTGAAGCTTGGGAAAACAATGAAGATATGGAGAAGTGGAAAAGAGCTTTTTACGAATATCAGGGAACTTTAATTGAACCTTGGGACGGTCCAGCTGCTGTTGCGTTTACAGATGGTGTACAAGTTGGAGCGGTTTTAGATAGAAACGGACTTAGACCTGCAAGATACTTTATTACTAAAAATAATATAGCAGTTTTGGCATCAGAGGCAGGAGTATTAAAATTCGAACCAGAAGAAATAGCTTATAAAGGAAGACTTCAGCCAGGGAAGATGTTCCTTATAGATACAAAAGAAGGAAGAATAATTGATGATGAGGAAG
The Clostridium felsineum DSM 794 DNA segment above includes these coding regions:
- a CDS encoding replication-associated recombination protein A; this encodes MKPLADRIRPQNFKEVFGQKHIIGEGKILDRILKSSLVPNMIFYGPPGTGKTTVANIIAKRTNKTFYKLNATTASVKDVREITESTNTLMGRSGVLLYLDEIQNFNKKQQQSLLEFMENGSITLIASTTENPYFYVYNAILSRSTIFEFKPVENSELIRAVNRAVSLISEELTSVKIDITDEAKEYAVSVSGGDVRKTLNSIEIAIYSTTRNENGEIYIDLDTMKECTQKNILNFDKDGDNHYDILSAFQKSIRGSDADAAILYLAMLIKGGDLKSIVRRLLVIAAEDIGLAYPQAIQIVKACTDAALELGLPEARIPLAEAVILLATSPKSNSAITAIDSALSDLDSVNIGSIPDYLKDGHYEGAKKLGRMQDYKYPHNYENHYVEQKYLPKNVENKRYYQYGKNKLEEKCREYWERIKG
- a CDS encoding ATP-dependent DNA helicase, whose protein sequence is MQRILGEDKGLMEETSKVKVKISVRNLVEFVLRCGDLDNRFTGGNSRAVEGTKIHSKLQAKNKKIAKEKENYTYDSEVFLKYEVSYEDVEFVIEGRADELFIEENKVTINEIKSTGRELKLIDENFNMVHWAQVICYGYIYANENNIKELTVSLTYFNIEDEDTKVLQKEASVDYLEKEFFSYLKKYVYWAKDSIGWKEIRKEAIKKCEFPFENYRKGQRELAVSVYRTIRQKKKLFVKAPTGIGKTISTLFPAIKVLEEEEIEKIFYLTAKGTTAISAASAVKLMAEKGLRLRTLILTSKEKICFNDEVNCNPDECVYAKGHYDRVNAALKDILQNEDTYTKEEVELYAKKYNVCPFELSLDITSLCDLIICDYNYVFDPSVYLKSFFSDAKGNYVFLIDEAHNLPDRAREMYSSELYKSKVMYIKKNLSKKDYIYKSINSINTFFVKMKKLSEDKGFFVDEELEYEEAAKAVYKFLNKCEKWIAENKDHEIYKEIQEFYLEAFKFIKTYELYGDNYIFYGEKVSKDFKIKLFCLDPSKFIKGIAEKGISAVFFSATLSPMNYFREILGAEEGDYNVTFNSPFSEDNRVIFIARNISTKYQYREKNYDSVVQYIKSFVKGKRGNYMVFFPSYKYMRDIYDRFSDIKGYNTIIQESNMNEIEKNEFLASFDKVEDEGVIGFCVLGGIFSEGIDLKGEKLIGAVVVGVGLPMICLERDMIKKYFNSKNNLGYEYSYMYPGMNKVLQAAGRVIRSENDKGAIMLLDERFATYNYRKLMPCEWEKAIISKENLEIEKKLEKFWADC